The sequence AGCACGACTCCAAGTATTGTAGTTCGATCCTACAAGATGATGTGCTACAAGAATCAAACCTGGATGATCTCCATTATGAAGAAAAAACGGACTTGTAGAATCTTCTGAAATGACTCGAATCGGTGGAGCTGGATTCGGAACTTGATTTCCTCCACCTCCCCTCGCCATTATTAAATTAGGAATCAATAATCTGTAGATCGATCGAAACAATTAACCTTCTCTGATACCATATCAAAAAATGAAGAACACCATAATTGGGAAGAAAAATCGCAGCTAAAGGAATTGAATCTTGTATATTGAATGAATTAAAAAGTGTATCTCAATTACAATGTATCATTCTTATTTATAGTAGAGCAACCTATACAGGTAATCGATACACGTAAGCAACTTGACACGTAAGCTAACTAACTAAGAGCTTATTTCTAATACATTCGTTtcttgtttttaatttaatttaataatttatcggactttaaaattaaaattcaaattcaaattcaaattaattaaatgagTTGTTTCATATATGCATTTAACACAAATGAACATAAACTGTGAAAGCAAATTAATGACATTGGGTTCGGATGTCAGGATATTCACAcggctattaattgaattgcTTGATCTAGCCTCTTACTTCTGTCACACgaatatttttgttttgtttgtttgtttgtttttttttttcaaaatggagAATTTACACAAAATCTTGTAGGGTAATTATGTCTTTGTCATGTAGCGAGACATTGGTCTCCAAGGAACTCTACCAAAAATATAACATGTCTGGTAGTGATTGAGTGTTTCATATTTTTGTTCTTTCACCCAAATGGAACTGCCATTAAGGTTGCATAAGATATTTTTGTTTTCAATCATAAGTGTGCACATGTTATTgtttccatatatatatatgagcagAAAATGCACACTTTGAATGGTGTCTTCAAATAAATTCGAAAATATCACCAATTTGTTACGCACTTATTTGGATTTTGTGGTATTAAAAGTTTAAATTCTATATTATAcaagaaaaatctttaaaaaactTATTGAAAATAAGAAAATTTTGACATATTAATTATATAGAATTAATTTAATCCGATGAGAGCAGAAATCAGAATAGTAGGAAGAAAATATTAGCAAAGCTTGGAGTGCTCCCTCCCGGGGATAGATGGCAACTCCACATATTGCAacagcactgaatattttcgtGTGGACGTGTGCTCTTGGGCAAAATTTCTGAAtagctgctgctgctgctgcccCATTTTCTTTTTCTCACTTTGACACCGTACTCTGTCATCTTTCGTACTCGCACGCCACCTTAGTGTCTTCCGTTTCTGCTTTCAGTTTTTCATCCTACGGCCGGCGGCAACCGCTTCATACGGGGATAGCGACCTTTTCCCGACGTGGGATTCTGTTTTTTTGCGAGAGGGAGGACTCTGTTTTGACGTTTGGGCTTCTGTAGACTGTGCTTGGGAAAGTGAAAACTCTTTCTTTGTTTTGGGGAAATAAGTGACAGATCAAAGGGAAATGAAAGGGACAACCTTTGTGGCAGGATGATTAGCGGATGTTATGGTAGTTTTAATGGGGAGTGTGGGGGTGTTCGGTGTTTGTGTGAATGGTGACGGAGTGCGGTGGTGATGATGGGCGGAGGGGGATGGTGGCGGTGTTGGTGTAAATGTGAGCTCTTCACATGGAATGGCAGGTCTTGTTAGCTTTGCTAATGCCGACCGTGACATTGTGCAGGTATCTTCGCTTCTGTAAAAATGTAATCTTTAACATGGAATAGTAGTCACATGTGTTTCCAACAGCCTTATAATACAactactgatttttttttaattggttTGTTGTgccttatagaatttatgttgtGCTGAAATTGGACTTGTGTAGTGTTGAATGCTTGAATTGGATGGTTACTTGATGTTCTTTTGGCTGTTCATTTGctttattcattattttcagCATTTTTTCTTTTGCTAGATTTGTTAGTCAAGTTGCACTATGGTGTTTGAACTAGTAAAATTGGATGAACAACCTGTGTGTGTTTGACATCTGTGTTCTAATGCGAGAGAGCCTCTCCTGCTGAAAATAAAAGGGCCCATGCCCATTAAAAAGATGCTTATCAGCAGGAGAAAATTTAGGAAAATCCCAGTCAATTTCTcttgataaaatttttattttcaaataagGATATTTTACTATGTTTCGGGAATCAATTAGGTAGGAGATTAaagaagttttgatttttggaaatcTTCCATTATAATCGAATAATTTAGGGTCTTAGTCTATGGATAACTTTCTAGTTTCTATTAGCTCAGAATTTCTGTATAAATGCAAGCAAATTATGATTAATAAAAGGAAAATAGCAAACAAATTTCTTCAGAATAATATTTGAATACATGGCATGTGGAAATTTTTAGTTTACATGTGATTTTCGTGCTTGGGTGTGGAACACTTTTCATCACTTTTAATGACAAGGGTGTATTATTTGGTGTTCTGCATGCTTCCCAGTCATTGTTAGTATATCAAATAAATTCGTATTGCCTCTGATTTTGATCGGTCCCCTCCAATTTATGCAGGCATTGATTGTTCTAAAGAAGGGTTCTCTGTTGCTTAAATATGGTCGTAAAGGAAAGCCTAAAGTTTATCCATTTAGACTCTCTAATGTATGCCTATTACAGTTTATGAGCAATTCCACTCACACTTATGTTGCACTGTTACTGGCATTTCTAACATAATTTGGTTATGCATTTTTTACTATCATTATTTTTCGGTTTACTTGTCATTGCAATTCATTTGTGATGCAAACTGAATTATTTTCAATACCCAAGATCTTATCGAAAAGTAGATATACTGTGTCAGCAATGGTTAATTTCAATCATTCATGTTATGAGCCACATGGTCGATAGGTTACTCCTCATTATGTATTTATTCAATGGCACAGTGATGTCTGTTTGAATTTTGTATCGCAGGATGGAACATCTTTAATTTGGTTCTCTAGTAGTGGTGAAAGAAGTTTGAAGCTAGCTTCAGTTTCGAGAATTATCCCAGGACAAAGAACTGTGAGATTTTACCTTATTTCATGCTACTAATTTGATTTATCTTGATTGTTATTATTTCTTCTTCACTTCAGTTTGTGCCATTGGTTGTACATCTTTTATCTGGCATTTCATTCTAATGATTCTAGTGAACTTTTCACCAGGCTGTTTTTCGAAGGTACTTGTGCCCCGAAAAAGAATATTTGTCATTCTCCCTCTTATATGACCACGGGAACAGATCCCTTGATCTGGTAGGTGACAAGCAAGTTCTCTTCGTCATTTTCGATTTACATTTAATTTGTTGACGGTTCGGCTACCAAATGTACTCTTGTTATTTTACTAGATTTGCAAGGACAAAGTTGAGGCAGATATCTGGATAGCAGGTCTTAAGACATTGATATCATCTAGCCAAGCGGGGCGTTCAAAAATTGATGGATGGAGTGATGAAGGCTTACATTTTGACGTAAACATAGTGACATgaattcttttttttctttgttttttatattaaaGTATTACATGACAAACCTCGACAATGTTCTACTTATAATATGGTTCCAGGATAACAGAGATTTGACGCCAAATAGTCTGAACAACTGTTATTTGAGTGCTACTCGTAGCTCGCCTGAGGTTTCCATTAGCTCGAATATGATATCTTCTTTGAAGAGCTACCACGCAGGGGATACTTCGGTCCATAGAGAAGTGTCACATGTAGCTCTGGCTCAAACGAATATGCAAGTAAATGGATATGGTTCAGATGCTTTTCGGGTTAGCGCATCAAGTGGCCCTAGCAATTCTAGTCACTGTTCTGCACCCAATGATTCTGATGCTCTTGGGGAGGTTTACATATGGGGTGAAGTTTTTTGTGATAATCTTGTTTACACCGGGCCCGAAGAGAATGCTGGTCCCATTATCGCAAGAGCTGATGTTCTTCTTCCCAAGCCATTGGAATGTAATGTTGTTCTTGATGTTCATCAAATAGCCTGTGGGTTCAGGCACGCCACCCTCGTAACTAGgcaaggtgaaatcttcagctGGGGCGAAGAATCCGGGGGACGACTTGGCTACGGAGTTGGGAAAGATCTTAGTCAACCTCATCTGGTGGAATCTCTATCCTTTTGCAATGTTGACTTTGTGGCATGCGGAGAGTTTCATTCTTGTGCTGTTACAACGGCTGGTGAGCTTTATACATGGGGTGACGGTACACACAATGCCGGACTATTGGGTCATGGCACAGATCTCTGTCACTGGGTACCAAAGAGAGTTTCTGGTTCTCTAGATGGGCGTCAAGTTGCGACAGTTTCTTGTGGGCCGTGGCATACTGCCTTGATAACAACTACTGGACATATGTTTACCTTTGGAGATGGGACATTTGGAGCTTTAGGCCATGGAAATCGGGAAAGTGTCATGTATCCAAAGGAGATCGAGTCTCTATCAGGGTTGAGGACCACATCAATTGCTTGTGGGGTGTGGCATACTGCTGCTGTGGTTGAGGTTATGGTAGCAGGGTCTTGTGCTACTGTTTTGTCCGGAAAATTGTTCACTTGGGGTGATGGTGATAAAAATCGACTTGGACATGGTGAGAAGCAACCTCGATTGAAACCAACTTGTGTCCCTACTTTGATCGACTATGATTTTCACCAAGTTTCCTGTGGGCATAGTCTGACCATAGGTCTAACTACTTCAGGCCGTGTTTTCACGATGGGAAGTACAGTCTATGGCCAGCTTGGAAATCCACAATCTGATGGGATGACTCCTTGCTTGGTGGAAAATAACATTGCTGGTGAATCTGTTGAACAAATCGCTTGCGGGGCATATCACGTGGCCGTGTTGACATCAAAAAATGAGGTGTACACGTGGGGTAAAGGAGCTAATGGGAGGTTGGGCCATGGAGATGTAGAAGACAGGAAGATGCCAACATTTCTTGAAGCTCTGAAGGATCGTCATGTTAAATCCATTGTCTGTGGTACAAACTACAGTGCTGCTATATGCCAACACAAATGGGTTTCGGGAGTCGAGCAATCCCAATGCTCTGCATGTAGACAGTCGTTTGGTTTTACTCGAAAGAGGCACAATTGCTATAATTGTGGTCTAGTACACTGTCATGCTTGTAGTTCAAAAAAAGCCACGAGGGTTTCATTGGCACCTAATCCCAGCAAACCATATCGTGTATGTGATTCTTGTTTTACTAAACTGAGCAAGGTGGCTGAAGCTGGGGTAAAATGCCGGAGAAATCACTCTGTTCTACCTCTTCCTGCCGACAACAAGGACAAGTTGCATAAGGCTGATTTTATACTGGAGAAATCGGCTATGCCATGTAGCCTTGATCCAATCGAACAGTTCGATAAAAAAGTAGCAAAACGAGGGAAAAAAGCCGATGCAGTCTGTTCAACTATCGATGGACTTCAAACTTTTCCGAAGCCCATTCTTGTGCCATCGAGTGTGAATTCAACGGCCGTATCACCCTTGCCAAGAAAGTATAGTCCTCCACGAACTGCATCACCGGGTCCTACAATATCAGGACTTTCCTTTTTGGAAACGAGTGCTGAAAGTTTGAAGATCAGTGAACTTCTGAATCAAGAGGTGAATGAATTGCGGGTTGAGGTACATCGTGAAGTTTCGTTTCTCTCttattgtttatttgagaaaaggaacattttttttttccaattttcaTCGTCATGAACATGATGTATAGGTAGACAACCTTAAAAATCGATATGAACTGCAAGAATTGGAACTGAAAAATTCAGCAAAGAAAGCTCAGGAGGCAATGATGCTAGCTGCGGAGGAATCTGCTAAAAGCAAAGCTGCAAAAGAAGTTATCAAGTCACTTACAGCTCAGGTTAGATTGAATAATGGCATTTATACATCCATCTGCAATGAAACTCGATGCTTGTATCTTTCTTTTATAATAATTTGTCACTGAGATTGCTTGGCTGACTCGATCATTTTCTCGTTTCGTAGCTCAAAGATATGGCCAAGATGTTACCACCTGCAGTGTGTGGCACTGAAAGCTTCAAGCTGGTACACCTACCAAATGGGTTGGAACCAAATGAGACAAACGGCAACTCGGATACCATACTTCCCAACGATGGTTCAAGTGTCTGGTCTTGTAGAAGTAACACACCCAAAAGGGTTGATGCTACAGAATCCGAGCATAAAGAAGCTGCTGACAATGACTTGAGATCCAAGAATAATAATGCTTGTGGCCAAATCGAAGCAGAGTGCAATGAAAAATACGAACGTGGTGTTTGTGTAACTCTTGTATCCCTTCAAGATGGAACTAGAGACCTCAAGCGAGTACGCTTCAGGTGCCAAATTGTTAGCACCTTTTATAATTTCTTGTgggatatttttttatatgtgaTGAGGTGGTATTCTAGATTGTCATTCCCCACAAATAACGAGTTTGCTGCCCCATGCTTTGTGTGTGTAGTCACAAGAGATTCAGGGAACACCAAGCAGAAAGATGGTGGTTGGAGAACCGGGATAAGGTATACGAGAGATACAACATTCGTGTATCAGACAAGGTGTCGGTTTTTGGCCGGACCGCCCTGAGATATGATGGAGCGCTTTCACCTTCTTCCCAGGTTTAGGAAATAGGTAGAGTTACTAAAATCTCCGTATATTTTAGCCTAGTAGTTGCCGAGCAAGCGGAAATCAACTTCCGGTTTTCGCTTCACTTGTCCCCTTGTCTTGTTATTTTATCAATCTctgtaatttctttttttttttaaaaaaagaaatctCTGAGGGGATACCATATTGTATAATATATTTCATATAGTTTTGTCAATGTCGTGCATCTCAAAAGTTTGTGAATATTTTGTACTTCCTTTTGTGGTTGAATTCTTCATTTCGAAACAGAACTCCCTTTTATAAGAAAATCGTCACTTTCCAGTGAATAGGCCCGCCTTTAGGtatgtattatattatattcataGTCAAACAAAATGTTTTCTACCTAATAGCTACTCCTGCTGTCCTTCATATTATTTTACTTTCATACAAAAATCGCTTGTAACATACTGAACAGTGATCGCGAATAGCTATAGTAATATTataagtatgaatttttttaagttcAAAACTTTTATGATTATCTCTTTTGTAGATGAATTTTGTGAGATGCACATCTTGAATTcaattcatgaaaatttttatattaaaattacttttttttaaggaaaaacttgtaattttattcaTATATCGTTCATTACAAGTGagatcaacaaaaaaaaattctccaTTCGTCCAGATAACGGACAGAGAAGTATGGGTTATTAAATGAAGGGTCAAGTTcctgtttaaaaaaaatgttttggtCTAAGGGATAAGGCAAACTTCAATAAAATGATCCACGCGAGATTCTGGTTTCATCagcaatcaaaataaaatagcaacAAACTTAAGCACGAGTACTGACGCTGATGATTCGACCAAAATATTGTACAAAATTGATACTTAGATGGATAAAATATgacaaaattttatatcaaatttatttatttttgttctaCGCTCGTTATCTCCCGTCGCCCGTTCATATTTCTTACAGTTACGTGtgtgtttttttccaaaaatgttTTGAGTTAATGGATGTATTTGTCATAATTAGATCTTGAATCTGAAACCTCGTTTCAAATCTGGAATTTTTGTCATGTTAGGTGCTTTCTCTCAACTGAGCGTTAATCACTGGGAAGTGCAAACTTTGctgttaattaatatattagtaAAACATCTTGTCCCTTGGCCTTTTAAATTTATAACATATATTACGTTATTGGTTTTGGCCGGCGGTAAACTTCAAATTAGTAACCTGATAAAGTTTCGAAGCCGCTACATGGAATATAGAAAAGAAAATGCAAATTTTAtagtatattattttattaaattaaaattgttAAATGGGCCAATTATGAGCATGGCATGGCGGGCTGTGAGGaagcaaatttttttaaaaaacaaaaagtctatttttaaatatgtatttcaaatatgaattgaaaaaaataaatatttataggcaCAAATTGCGCTTGACATTTCTCCATTTCTCAAGTAAAGTAGATATTTGGTATTTGAATACGTAGACATGGCATGCTTGCCTTTTTGTACTTGGTCAATGTCAGCATATAACGTTGGTTGATAAGGAGAACACAAGTCCTACAACACGacgaaatatcaaaatataataaaataaaataaaagtaccaAATTTGTCaatgcatgcattaaattagCGCATACCTCAACAAACCCGATATATTCAATCAGCTCTTTCAAGAATATAACTTATCCCATATTTTTTTCGAGAATTTCATCATCAAGCAAGTAAATGGAGCACAAAACAATGAAATGTAAGCTAATTAACTAATAACAGTACAAAGTATGCAGAtaattcatgtatatgtatacaGAGAATTTGGACACAAACGATCGCTTAATAGTTAATCCTTtgtgtatatttatatatttttcccTAAAATCAAACCACCAATTTCCAAAGTCACCTACCTGATCAGAGAACAGTACTCATTCACATTTACAGCAGCAGCCACTAATACTTGAAGAGGAATTAAGGAAAATATTCAAGCATAATCATTAATTAATAAgtgtttattatatatatgtgtatgtgtgtgtgtgtgtaagtaTATATATGACTTCAAGGAGAACCGTCTCGGCCCTGCGGTCCGATATCGTTGTGCCGCAAGGAGGGAGCAGAAGGCGGTATGGGGACTCCTTTAGGCAAGAACCCCAAAAAAGTGCTTGGAGAGATATGATGATGAGTACTACTTTGTGGCTTAATCTTGAAGAATTGTGTGTGTCTAGCTCTAGCCCCATCTGCATGGTGGTGATGATTAGCAAGATACATGAATAAACAAAGGAGTAAAATGGGGATTCTATGAGATTTTTTCCCCATCTCAGAAGCAAATTAAACACAAGCTAGATTAATGTGAGAATTGGGAGGAGGAATAATATTGGGGTGTAATATTTTTTGAGATGGATATATGGATGGTGAATGATGTGTGTGCAAGTTGAAGTAGTTTATATATATAGGGTTAGTTGGTGAAAGGGTTTAGTTTGTTGTGCTAATAAATGTTGGCTCTGTGGAATGTGGTACCATGCAAGGATACAAAAACTAAAAAGTGAAACATTTGGGAAGCTTGTGTCTGAAGTATATGTGGGAGAGGCAAGACAAAAGAACTACAAGGAGAGGTGGAAAGAATGGGGGCATTAAATGCAATTTTTGtaccattatatatattttttaaaattttcaactgAGTCACATGAAATTCAATGTGCATATGTCCCCATTCAACTATATTCCTTACACATTCAGGACATATTTGTTCACAAAAATACATATAGATTATTGTTATAAATCATTCCAAAAATATATTCATCAAATTAATTAGCATGGACAATTTCTAATTAACCGACGTTGGCTAAATGTTTCACAAGATCGATCGATCCATACTTAATTATtctcattaatttttaatatttccgaCCTTACGATTAAACTATTTCGAAAATAATATTATCGATGTTCACATGACATTAAGATCACATGGAaagttaataatatataataagtcAGGGGTTTAATTTGAGATTTGAACGGGTCTTAGGAAGGTGGTTTTAGAGGGAAGGAATAGAAAGGGGTAACATGGAAATATCCCATCTGGAGGAAAAAGAGGTGCAATGTTGCCTCGTTAGGTGAGTGCGTGGACCCAAGTGAAATAAATGGCCGACTGTGGGGCATGCGTGCAATTAACTACTTAATTTTTTCCTTTGCTTTTTTCTACCCGTAAAGTCTTTAAATAAGGAAAACATTGTTATTTGCTGCATTAGTTTCTATATGAAGGTACCTCGCGATTGTGTCACGAACGTCCAAACCAATTATATATAGTTAATTTATAGATTTAATTATTAACTTCCTTATAAGACTATTAAATTCTCTAAATTTGATATATTTCGATTTGGTGATTATTATTGTCTGTAACACGTATCCTTGTGTTTTTTTTCCTTCCCCCATATTGGCAATCGTAATTAATCTTTACTATATAGCTATATCAAATACTTCCTAACTCGCTTAACGtcttaagtaactctttattttaaattttataatactactaataacaataataattaaaccTAGTATTAAGAAAGGGGAGTGTTATTCTCACTCCAAAAATTGTTTCTCACACTCCACTTTTTTAATTTCTTATCTTATCTTGCAAATTTACCCTTGCTTAATTACTCCTCATTTacccttttattcacacttttagataggtaatagataatagatagatagatttcacaatgataaaattttacctttttattcacatttttaggtaggtaataaatttaatttatactcCTATATTAATTTcgtaaatatatgtttttaaatctaacttttaatattattaccgtaaattttagtttttagttttgttcttttcaatatttatattattatatttttttaattctaacTTTTTATATGAATACcgtaagttttaattttttccttttgtacttttaaaaatttatttatctatttgatTAACTGCAACTCAATTAAGCCACAAACTAAAATTTAGattattcttatatatttttatattgcctAACAT comes from Henckelia pumila isolate YLH828 chromosome 4, ASM3356847v2, whole genome shotgun sequence and encodes:
- the LOC140862111 gene encoding PH, RCC1 and FYVE domains-containing protein 1-like isoform X2, which produces MAGLVSFANADRDIVQDGTSLIWFSSSGERSLKLASVSRIIPGQRTAVFRRYLCPEKEYLSFSLLYDHGNRSLDLICKDKVEADIWIAGLKTLISSSQAGRSKIDGWSDEGLHFDDNRDLTPNSLNNCYLSATRSSPEVSISSNMISSLKSYHAGDTSVHREVSHVALAQTNMQVNGYGSDAFRVSASSGPSNSSHCSAPNDSDALGEVYIWGEVFCDNLVYTGPEENAGPIIARADVLLPKPLECNVVLDVHQIACGFRHATLVTRQGEIFSWGEESGGRLGYGVGKDLSQPHLVESLSFCNVDFVACGEFHSCAVTTAGELYTWGDGTHNAGLLGHGTDLCHWVPKRVSGSLDGRQVATVSCGPWHTALITTTGHMFTFGDGTFGALGHGNRESVMYPKEIESLSGLRTTSIACGVWHTAAVVEVMVAGSCATVLSGKLFTWGDGDKNRLGHGEKQPRLKPTCVPTLIDYDFHQVSCGHSLTIGLTTSGRVFTMGSTVYGQLGNPQSDGMTPCLVENNIAGESVEQIACGAYHVAVLTSKNEVYTWGKGANGRLGHGDVEDRKMPTFLEALKDRHVKSIVCGTNYSAAICQHKWVSGVEQSQCSACRQSFGFTRKRHNCYNCGLVHCHACSSKKATRVSLAPNPSKPYRVCDSCFTKLSKVAEAGVKCRRNHSVLPLPADNKDKLHKADFILEKSAMPCSLDPIEQFDKKVAKRGKKADAVCSTIDGLQTFPKPILVPSSVNSTAVSPLPRKYSPPRTASPGPTISGLSFLETSAESLKISELLNQEVNELRVEVDNLKNRYELQELELKNSAKKAQEAMMLAAEESAKSKAAKEVIKSLTAQLKDMAKMLPPAVCGTESFKLVHLPNGLEPNETNGNSDTILPNDGSSVWSCRSNTPKRVDATESEHKEAADNDLRSKNNNACGQIEAECNEKYERGVCVTLVSLQDGTRDLKRVRFSHKRFREHQAERWWLENRDKVYERYNIRVSDKVSVFGRTALRYDGALSPSSQV
- the LOC140862111 gene encoding PH, RCC1 and FYVE domains-containing protein 1-like isoform X1; amino-acid sequence: MAGLVSFANADRDIVQALIVLKKGSLLLKYGRKGKPKVYPFRLSNDGTSLIWFSSSGERSLKLASVSRIIPGQRTAVFRRYLCPEKEYLSFSLLYDHGNRSLDLICKDKVEADIWIAGLKTLISSSQAGRSKIDGWSDEGLHFDDNRDLTPNSLNNCYLSATRSSPEVSISSNMISSLKSYHAGDTSVHREVSHVALAQTNMQVNGYGSDAFRVSASSGPSNSSHCSAPNDSDALGEVYIWGEVFCDNLVYTGPEENAGPIIARADVLLPKPLECNVVLDVHQIACGFRHATLVTRQGEIFSWGEESGGRLGYGVGKDLSQPHLVESLSFCNVDFVACGEFHSCAVTTAGELYTWGDGTHNAGLLGHGTDLCHWVPKRVSGSLDGRQVATVSCGPWHTALITTTGHMFTFGDGTFGALGHGNRESVMYPKEIESLSGLRTTSIACGVWHTAAVVEVMVAGSCATVLSGKLFTWGDGDKNRLGHGEKQPRLKPTCVPTLIDYDFHQVSCGHSLTIGLTTSGRVFTMGSTVYGQLGNPQSDGMTPCLVENNIAGESVEQIACGAYHVAVLTSKNEVYTWGKGANGRLGHGDVEDRKMPTFLEALKDRHVKSIVCGTNYSAAICQHKWVSGVEQSQCSACRQSFGFTRKRHNCYNCGLVHCHACSSKKATRVSLAPNPSKPYRVCDSCFTKLSKVAEAGVKCRRNHSVLPLPADNKDKLHKADFILEKSAMPCSLDPIEQFDKKVAKRGKKADAVCSTIDGLQTFPKPILVPSSVNSTAVSPLPRKYSPPRTASPGPTISGLSFLETSAESLKISELLNQEVNELRVEVDNLKNRYELQELELKNSAKKAQEAMMLAAEESAKSKAAKEVIKSLTAQLKDMAKMLPPAVCGTESFKLVHLPNGLEPNETNGNSDTILPNDGSSVWSCRSNTPKRVDATESEHKEAADNDLRSKNNNACGQIEAECNEKYERGVCVTLVSLQDGTRDLKRVRFSHKRFREHQAERWWLENRDKVYERYNIRVSDKVSVFGRTALRYDGALSPSSQV
- the LOC140862111 gene encoding PH, RCC1 and FYVE domains-containing protein 1-like isoform X3, whose protein sequence is MAGLVSFANADRDIVQALIVLKKGSLLLKYGRKGKPKVYPFRLSNDGTSLIWFSSSGERSLKLASVSRIIPGQRTAVFRRYLCPEKEYLSFSLLYDHGNRSLDLICKDKVEADIWIAGLKTLISSSQAGRSKIDGWSDEGLHFDDNRDLTPNSLNNCYLSATRSSPEVSISSNMISSLKSYHAGDTSVHREVSHVALAQTNMQVNGYGSDAFRVSASSGPSNSSHCSAPNDSDALGEVYIWGEVFCDNLVYTGPEENAGPIIARADVLLPKPLECNVVLDVHQIACGFRHATLVTRQGEIFSWGEESGGRLGYGVGKDLSQPHLVESLSFCNVDFVACGEFHSCAVTTAGELYTWGDGTHNAGLLGHGTDLCHWVPKRVSGSLDGRQVATVSCGPWHTALITTTGHMFTFGDGTFGALGHGNRESVMYPKEIESLSGLRTTSIACGVWHTAAVVEVMVAGSCATVLSGKLFTWGDGDKNRLGHGEKQPRLKPTCVPTLIDYDFHQVSCGHSLTIGLTTSGRVFTMGSTVYGQLGNPQSDGMTPCLVENNIAGESVEQIACGAYHVAVLTSKNEVYTWGKGANGRLGHGDVEDRKMPTFLEALKDRHVKSIVCGTNYSAAICQHKWVSGVEQSQCSACRQSFGFTRKRHNCYNCGLVHCHACSSKKATRVSLAPNPSKPYRVCDSCFTKLSKVAEAGVKCRRNHSVLPLPADNKDKLHKADFILEKSAMPCSLDPIEQFDKKVAKRGKKADAVCSTIDGLQTFPKPILVPSSVNSTAVSPLPRKYSPPRTASPGPTISGLSFLETSAESLKISELLNQEVNELRVEVDNLKNRYELQELELKNSAKKAQEAMMLAAEESAKSKAAKEVIKSLTAQLKDMAKMLPPAVCGTESFKLVHLPNGLEPNETNGNSDTILPNDGSSVWSCRSNTPKRVDATESEHKEAADNDLRSKNNNACGQIEAECNEKYERGVCVTLVSLQDGTRDLKRVRFRCQISQEIQGTPSRKMVVGEPG